The DNA segment GCCGCACCGGCAGCACGAACCAGCCGCACTCATTTCCACTCGTAAATCAGCTGCGCCTTGTGCACATCCTCCAGCGGCAGCCTGAAAGTTTCTCCGCCCTCGATCTCGATTAGAATTTTACCGTTGTCCAGACCCCGGAGAATCCCGGTAAAATTACGGCGACTGCCCTCGAGCGGCCTTTTCAGCACAACCCTGGCCTTGCTGCCGGCGAATTTCTCGTAGTCGCTGCTTTTATACAGGGGACGGTCGAGTCCGGGCGAAGAGACCTCGAGCAGATAGGCCGCCTTGAATATTTCGCTCTCCTCGATCAGCGGATCGATCAGACGGCTGACCCTGGCGCAGCTCTCGACATCCACACCCTGTTCGCTGTCGATATAGACAACCGCTTTACGGCGGGTGCCGCCGGTCCCCGTAAC comes from the Candidatus Glassbacteria bacterium genome and includes:
- a CDS encoding ribosome maturation factor RimP; the encoded protein is MDIDRRLFELCEPALDREGYELVWVQVTGTGGTRRKAVVYIDSEQGVDVESCARVSRLIDPLIEESEIFKAAYLLEVSSPGLDRPLYKSSDYEKFAGSKARVVLKRPLEGSRRNFTGILRGLDNGKILIEIEGGETFRLPLEDVHKAQLIYEWK